The Crateriforma spongiae sequence CTCGTACTTGCCCGTCAGGCTGTTCATCGTGCCGTCGGGATTCAGGATGTTGATCATCGGCAAGTCTTGCCGGATCCCGACTTCGTAATCGTTCGGGTCGTGTGCCGGCGTGATCTTCACGCATCCGGATCCGAGTTCCGGTTTGGCCCATGGATCGGCGACCAACGGGATTTCGCGATCCATCAACGGCAATTTTAGCATCCGTCCGGCTACCGCCATGTCGCGCAGCTTGATCAATTGCGGCAGCATCGTCTTGCGACGTTCTTGCAATTGTTCCAGTTGGGCGTCGATCTGTGGCCACTCCTTCTCCGGTGCAGCCTTTCGTTTTTCCTGCAGCTCGGCCTCCACTTTGTCCAACGCGGCGGCCGGATCCGGGTGCACGGCCACCGCGGTATCGCCCAGCATGGTTTCCGGGCGTGTGGTCGCGATCGTCACTTGGTCCGGTTCACCGGGCTTGGGATCGATGACGGGATAACTGAAGTGCCAGAAATGGCCTTTGCGAGTTTCGTTGAACACCTCGTCATCGCTGACGGCGGTTTGCAGGAACGTGTCCCAATTGACCAGTCGCTTTCCGCGATAAATCTTCTGTTGTGAAAACAGATCAAAGAACGTCGCCCGCACGGCCGCGGCGCACGTGTCGTCCAGCGTGAATCGGGTCCGCTGCCAATCGCAACTGCAGCCCATCCGTTTCAGTTGCGACAAAATCCGATTTTCGTACTGGTCTTTCCATTGCCAAATTCGGTCGACCAACGCTTCGCGGCCCAGGTCATGCCTGGTTTTGTTTTCCTGTTCTTTCAATCGCCGTTCGACGACCGCTTGTGTGGCGATCCCGGCATGGTCGGTGCCGGGCATCCACAAGGTTTCAAAGCCCTGCATTCGCTTGGCACGAATCACGATGTCTTGCAGCGTGTTGTTCAGCCCGTGCCCCAGGTGCAACGCGCCGGTCACATTGGGCGGCGGAATGACGATCGTAAACGGCGGTTTGTCCGGATTGACCGTGGCGTGGCCACACTTTGCCGATTCCCAGGCTTGTGAAATCTGATCGGCCGCGTTGGCATGATCGAATCGTGTGGGGATTGTCATCGTGATGTCGGTGAAAGGTGGACAGGGTGACCGGGGTGTCGGTAGGACAATTCAGGTTCGGTGCGGGGATCGCCCGGGCAAACGCTTCGGAGCCGAGCCGCAATTGAGGCAGTCGAAAGAATCGGAGAAACGGATCAGTTTGCCGAAGCACTTTCGGCCAGGTCGGCTTGATCGTTGGAATCGGCATCGGCGACCGGTTGCGGCACATTTTCTTTGTGCAGCTTGTATTCGACGGCGTCGACCAGGGCGTTGTAGCTGGCTTCGATGATGTTTTCGCTGACGCCGATCGTGCCCCAAGACTCGTTACCGTCGCTGCTTTCGATGTTCACACGGATCGACGCGGCGGTGCCGGCGCCGGAATCGACCACGCGGACTTTGTAATCGATCAGGTGCATTTCCGTCAGACAAGGATACGTGCCTTGCAGAGCCTTTCGCAGTGCGGCATCCAACGCGTTGACCGGACCGTGGCCTTCGGCCGCGTCGAACCACAACACGTCGCCGACCATCAGCTTGATGATCGCTTCGGCGAACACGGTGTGGCTGCGGCTGTCACGGTCACCGGCGACGACGCGGTACTTGATCGTGTCAAAGTGGGGCGTGAAGGAACCGGTGACACGTTTAACCAGCAGATCGAATGAAGCGCCGGCGTTTTCAAACTGGAAGCCTTCGTTTTCCAAGCGGACCACTTCCGCAAGGATCTTGTCCATCGCTTCACGGTCATCGGCGATGTTGTGTTGCTCCGCGACCGCGGCGATGTTGCTGCGGCCCGACAATTCGCTGATCAGGATTCGACGTTCGTTGCCGACCAATGCCGGGTCGATGTGTTCGTAGGTCAACGCCGCTTTGTTGATCGCATGAACATGCATGCCGCCTTTGTGAGCGAACGCACTTTGCCCGACAAACGGCTGGCCATTTCGCCACTGCAGGTTGGCGGTTTCATAGACATAACGACTCAGTTCGGTCAGATGCTTCAGCGACCGGCCGCCCAGGACTTCGTATCCCGACTTCTTCAGGGCCAGGTTTGACACCACGGCGACCAGGTCGGCGTTGCCACAGCGTTCGCCGATTCCGTTGATGGTTCCTTGGA is a genomic window containing:
- the cimA gene encoding citramalate synthase, with protein sequence MNATTGQPILMYDTTLRDGSQGEGVSFSLQDKINVTRRLAEMGIDFVEGGYPLSNEKDVAFFQQIRDIDLGGTKVCAFGMTRRRGMKAADDPGMKALVAAQTPCITLVGKTWDYHATEVLRVSLEENLAMIGESAEFLGRHSDVIYDAEHFFDGYNANPDYAIETLRAAAASGAKWMVLCDTNGGTLPEQIAAVTKTAIEKLADFDVRFGIHCHNDGDLATANSLAAVDAGALQVQGTINGIGERCGNADLVAVVSNLALKKSGYEVLGGRSLKHLTELSRYVYETANLQWRNGQPFVGQSAFAHKGGMHVHAINKAALTYEHIDPALVGNERRILISELSGRSNIAAVAEQHNIADDREAMDKILAEVVRLENEGFQFENAGASFDLLVKRVTGSFTPHFDTIKYRVVAGDRDSRSHTVFAEAIIKLMVGDVLWFDAAEGHGPVNALDAALRKALQGTYPCLTEMHLIDYKVRVVDSGAGTAASIRVNIESSDGNESWGTIGVSENIIEASYNALVDAVEYKLHKENVPQPVADADSNDQADLAESASAN